The Rosa rugosa chromosome 1, drRosRugo1.1, whole genome shotgun sequence genomic sequence CAATCAGACATGGTTTTTAAAAAGTAGTTCTCCCCTTCACAAGCAATCTTTGCAGGCTCAAAACAGTAATAACAGCATCCATGGCCATAAACAGAGAGCAGAAGGTGTGAAGTAGAAATCAGCACCAGTACCAGTGTACTGCTAGCTACATGATGAAAAAGACAAACTTATGGAAAATACCCCCCAAGTCCTACTGTACATAAAtaccttcaaagttcaaaccatTAACACCTGAAAGTTAGACGAAACTATTACCCCTCCCAAATAAAAGAACACAAAACAGTAAAAGCTAAGACAATTCATGGAACTTAGAACAGAGACTTCAATCCTCCAGCAAACTAAcacttcatcaaatgcttagaAGATCCGGCGGTGGCTGTTGATGGTCTTTCGTGTCTTTTGTGGTAGTTGGTGATTCCATTGCAGTAATGGCAGATTGTTGAGGGGAGTCTGTGATTGTTGTTGTGTCTCCTCCTTGCTTTGAGCCTGGTGGAATTGGAAGCTCTGTAAGAATTTGAACCACTTCTCTCATTGTGGGACGTTCCACTGCTTGTTCTTCAACGCAGAGCATTGCGACGTAAAATACGTGCATAACCTCATGTAGGGGAACAGACGGGAGTCTGGAATCAAGGATCTTGAGGACTCCTTCCTTGTTTGAATCCGTCATTTTCCGAACCCATTGGACTATATCGACTCCATCTCCAAATTCACCAACTGGTTTCTTGCCACTAACAAGTTCTAAGAGAACTACACCGAAACTATAGACGTCGCTCTTCTCATCGACCTTCAGTGTGTAAGCATACtctgcaaaagaaaagaaaagaaaagaaaaacaaacaaacaaatatcaGATTACAATCAAAAGCCAAAAGCCATTTAAGACTTCAACGTAAAGGTTGATTTCAACTTCATATGATTTGTGAGGATTGTTTTCCAAGTTGAGGATCTTAATCATTTTGTGGAAGATGGAACTCAATAAATTCATGTACTTTCAAGGTAAAGCCTACCAACCACTATACTCTCTGTGCCAAAGCTTTGACAATGTAGGACTAAACATGtcaaaaatcaaatttcacCACATGACAAAGAAGACTTGAAAGAAATAAATGCAGGACCCTCAGTACAAGCTATTATGGGGTAAGaagtcaaatttcaatcaaGAATAAGATAGTGGGAGTTGGTACATTTTTCAATAGTAACCAAGTACCAAAATCCAAAAATTCAATTCAAAGTCGGAATGaatcatcatatatatatatatatacctggaGCGATGTATCCATAAGAACCAGCAATGGCAGACATGCACTCGGACGTGCCGGAATCCTGAAGGAACTTGGCAAGGCCAAAATCAGCAACATGAGCCTCAAAATTGGAGTCGAGGAGAATGTTATTCGATTTCACATCTCTATGGACTATCAGAGGCGAACAGTCATGGTGAAGATAGCAAAGCCCCTTTGCAGCTTCAATAGCAATCTTGTACCTTGTATCCCAATGCAAGTGACCTCCTTTCTTGCCATGAAGAACCTCACCCAAACTCCCATTAGGCATGTACTCATAGACCAGAAGATTTGTCTCATGGTTTGAACAGAAACCCAACAATCTAACAATGTGACGGTGTCGAATTCGACCCAGAGTCTGAATCTCGGCATTGAATCCATGATCATGAGATGAGCCTCTGCTCATTGCAGGGAGTCTTTTCACAGCCACATTGTCACCACTGGGCATAGCGCCTTTGTACACAATCCCAGCACCTCCTTTGCCTATAATGTTGTCTTCCTTCAGTGAATCCAAGACATCATCAACAGTGAAATCCAAGCGCTGGAATGCAGTCAACTTCCAAGCTCTGgaatccctctctctcttgtACGATCGAGCTTTGATTATTGTAATAACTGCAAATATGATGGAGCAAAGTAGCAACCCGACAACAAGCAATAGCTTCAATGAAGCAGTGAATGAGCTCTTGACATGAGGCTGATGAGTGCCATTCGCAACCCCATCTTTGCAAGGAACCAAATAGGGACCACAAAGATCAGAGTTGCCCAAAAACGAAGTGTAATTGAAGTAGCTGAACTGACCAGTCCCCGGAACCAAACCCGAAAGATTGTTATACGAAAAATCCACTGAGGTTAAGCTTTGCATTGAGGAAATGGAAGATGGGATGTTCCCCACAAGATGGTTCCTCGAGAGATTGAGGTAATTCAGTATCCTCATACTGGTAACCTCTTTCGGGATCTCACCGGAGAGATCATTCCGACTGAGATCAACAAACGTCAGCAGCTTGCATTGGCTCATCTCCGGCGCAATTGGACCCGAAAACATGTTGTGGCTAAAATCAATCTTTGAAAGTTGCTGCAGGCGTCCAATCTCCGGCGGGATTCGACCCGAGAACTTGTTCCCGTCAAGGAGAAGCTTCTGGACGCCGGAGAAGTTTCCGATGGTCGGCGGCAAGGGCCCGGATAACCGATTGTTGGAGAGACTGATCTGACCGAGATCACCAGAGATTGAATCAGACTCTGGAAATGAACCGCCTAAGAAATTGTCCTGAAGCTCCACTTGGGTGAGTTTGGGCAACCCAAATAGACCTTTGGGAATCGAGCCATTTAGAAAGTTCTCACCCATTCGAATCCGACTCAGTGACTGGCAGTCTCCGAGTGACTCTGGAATAGGACCGAAGAGAAAGTTGCCGAGAGTGATGAGGGTTTGAAGATTGTTTCCTGTGCACATATCAGGAGGAAGAGCTCCTGTCAATTTGTTCGAAGACAAGTCGAGGATTTGAAGCTTCCCATTTCTGCCCAAACCCTGAGGAATAGACCCAGTGAAGTTGTTCTCCCACAGCTGCAGAACCTGGAGCTCCGGCAAGTCACCGATGAAGTCGGGAATGGCGCCGTGAAGCTGGTTCCGGAAGAGATTGAGAAGCGTCAGGTTCTTTAGCTCTGCGAAAGAGACCGGAATCTCGCCGGAGAACAAGTTGTTGGATAAGTCCATGGATTTCAAGCTTTTGAGGTAGCCCAGCTCAGACGTCAATGACCCCGAAAGCGCATTCACCTGGAGAAACAGAGTGTCCACATTTTGCAACCGACCCAGTTCCGGCGGAATCTCGCCGGATAAATTGCAGTTGGCGGCGTCGAACCGGACGAGGTCTGTCAAGTTCCCGATCTCGGCCGGTATGCCGCCGTCGTAGCTGTTGTAGTAGCCAATGTAAAGCTCCTTGAGCCTCGTCAGGTTTCCAATCTCCTTGGGGATTTTGCCGGTGATCGAGTTCCCGGAGACGGCCAAGTACTCGAGAAAAGGGAACCGGCCGTACTCCGGCGGGATCGAACCCTCGAAAAAGTTGCCACCCAAATGCAAGTGCCTGAGGTTGGTCATCTGGGTCACTGACACCGGCAATTCTCCGGTCAAGTTGTTGTTGTAGAGGTCGAGCACGCGGAGGTTTGTGAGGTTGGAGAGCTCCGGCGGGAACGTGCGGTTGAAGACGTTGTTGGAGAGGTTGAGGAGTCGGAGCCCCGAGAGGGCCGAGATCTCGGGCGGGATAGGACCCGAGAACGTGTTGTCGGCGAGAGTAAGGTTAGAGAGGTAGACAAGGTGGGCGATATCGGGGGAGAGATAGCCGGAGAGATTCAAGCCGGAAAGGTCGAGGGAGGTCACGTGACGGCGGGAGTCGCACGTGACGCCTGCCCAGGTGCAGTGGCTGGTGTTGGGGGTCCAGGAGGAGAGGCGGGAGTCGGGGTCGTCGGTGATGGAGGCCTTGAGGGAGAGGAGGGCCCGGTAGGTGGACATTGGGCGTGTGGGTGTGGGTGAGGAGAGAAAGTggcggaggtggaggtggaggaggaggaggagaaggaggagccGCATTATTTTATTGTTGTTTTTGCGGTGGTTGtgtggtggaggaggaggaggaggaggtggagaggagaggagaggagaggagaaggCTTGGGTACCGCAGTGTGAGAGTGACTGTGAGGTTTTGTGAGAACGAGTAATAATATAAGAGGCAGAGAGGGGGTGAGGTTGCGTGATTTAATATTGtcttttttccatttttatagaaaatttaatatatatatatatatatatatatattaaagatTAATTAGACAAGGGATTTTCTGAGGGGGGGCATCGCCGATTTTTGAAATAATTGATTGATCTATTTTTGGACTGTTATTGTTCTTTTATAGGAAAATCATATTGTACATTCtgtcgtaaaaaaaaaaaaaaacattcatatTGTACTATTGTAGATGGTTCTGGAGGTGAAATGACTGATGAGtccttttggttttgaattctTTTGGTTGCACAAGTCTTGTTGGTATTGG encodes the following:
- the LOC133722555 gene encoding leucine-rich repeat receptor-like serine/threonine-protein kinase BAM1 encodes the protein MRLLLLLLLLHLHLRHFLSSPTPTRPMSTYRALLSLKASITDDPDSRLSSWTPNTSHCTWAGVTCDSRRHVTSLDLSGLNLSGYLSPDIAHLVYLSNLTLADNTFSGPIPPEISALSGLRLLNLSNNVFNRTFPPELSNLTNLRVLDLYNNNLTGELPVSVTQMTNLRHLHLGGNFFEGSIPPEYGRFPFLEYLAVSGNSITGKIPKEIGNLTRLKELYIGYYNSYDGGIPAEIGNLTDLVRFDAANCNLSGEIPPELGRLQNVDTLFLQVNALSGSLTSELGYLKSLKSMDLSNNLFSGEIPVSFAELKNLTLLNLFRNQLHGAIPDFIGDLPELQVLQLWENNFTGSIPQGLGRNGKLQILDLSSNKLTGALPPDMCTGNNLQTLITLGNFLFGPIPESLGDCQSLSRIRMGENFLNGSIPKGLFGLPKLTQVELQDNFLGGSFPESDSISGDLGQISLSNNRLSGPLPPTIGNFSGVQKLLLDGNKFSGRIPPEIGRLQQLSKIDFSHNMFSGPIAPEMSQCKLLTFVDLSRNDLSGEIPKEVTSMRILNYLNLSRNHLVGNIPSSISSMQSLTSVDFSYNNLSGLVPGTGQFSYFNYTSFLGNSDLCGPYLVPCKDGVANGTHQPHVKSSFTASLKLLLVVGLLLCSIIFAVITIIKARSYKRERDSRAWKLTAFQRLDFTVDDVLDSLKEDNIIGKGGAGIVYKGAMPSGDNVAVKRLPAMSRGSSHDHGFNAEIQTLGRIRHRHIVRLLGFCSNHETNLLVYEYMPNGSLGEVLHGKKGGHLHWDTRYKIAIEAAKGLCYLHHDCSPLIVHRDVKSNNILLDSNFEAHVADFGLAKFLQDSGTSECMSAIAGSYGYIAPEYAYTLKVDEKSDVYSFGVVLLELVSGKKPVGEFGDGVDIVQWVRKMTDSNKEGVLKILDSRLPSVPLHEVMHVFYVAMLCVEEQAVERPTMREVVQILTELPIPPGSKQGGDTTTITDSPQQSAITAMESPTTTKDTKDHQQPPPDLLSI